Below is a window of Paenibacillus bovis DNA.
GGTCTGAATTGGTCTTTTTCTCTATATACTGACCCTCTTATTAGGAACGCTCTAGCCTGATCATAACCAAAAACCGTACCTTCAATTTAAAGGTACGGTTTGGTAACATAATGTAGGCTGACTGTGTAGAATTATTTATTGCCTGATTTGCGCGAGGCGTAGAATTCAGCAGCTTTTTGCAGCATTTGCTGGAGAGAACTGAACTGCGTATTTTGGCTCAGTTGATTATCCATTTTATCCTTGGGTACCAGCATAACCTGAGTCGCAGAATCATTATTGGAGCCGAGCCCCATTTTTTGCAGCATTTCACCTATAGATTTAAAAGATGTGTATTTTTGCATAAATTCGGGAGTGAGCAGCTTTTCCAGGGGCAATTTCTGAATGATTTTGTCCAAAGGTAGTTTGTTCAATAGATCGATGATTCCGTTGCCACCTGACCCCTGAGTTCCTTTGTTTTTTGTATCCAGCAGTCCTTTTAGATTGTGCAGATTGAATCCCATTATAATTCCTCCTCTAGATTAATATTTATGTGTTAAAAAAAATGATATCCAGCAGGCTTTTAGTTTACATAATAAATGTTATGTTGATATTATGCGATAAGTATTCTTATTTTAAATCCGTATGTGTATACATCCCTAAGTTGTTGGTGTGGATCGACAGTTTATAGAAAGGATCATCGTCGCTATCTTTTCTTGTATCCATTTTCAGGAGATGTCCCTTTAGATAAATTCCAGTATATTTTCCCATGAATTGAGATATTCCAATTCCTGCTCGATCTGCTGCTGTTCAGCCTCTATTGCTTCGGCTATAGAGGAATAAAACTTTCGATCCGATGCAGCATTGGGCTCTACTGACCTCATCATGGATAGAGAATCCATATAAAAACAGTACCTGGCAGTCTTCGTCATCGTACACGTCTTGTCTGAATGCTCTTCGTTATTCATACATTTCATCCTGACCCTCTCCTTGTGATAAAGGAATTGTCTATCTGCTATCATGTTATTACAATTTGTCGTTCTACAAATCAGCTTGAAGGATGAATTGTTTTCGGCTTGTCCTCCGCCTAGAGATTGACTCCTCTGACGGCAAGCATAATAAAAAGCGCAATCTCTTCGCCTTTTCAGGTTCAGAGATTGCGCTGCTGCATTGCTATACGATTAATTAGGTGTACCGGTCAACTGATTCAACAGTCGCTGAAGGATCACAGCACTCTCGGCACGGGTCAAGTTCTTACCGGGCTGGAACTGTCCCCTGGCATCACCATTCAGCAGACCAGAGGCACTCAGACGTGCAATTGCTGGTCTCGCCCAGGCTGCTGCCCGATCAGTATCAGCTGGACGACTGCCTGACACACTGGCGCTTGGAGCCCCTGTATAATTCAATGCACGCTCCAGCATAACAGCCATTTCCTGCCGTGTAATCGTGGCATTCGGACGGAATCGTCCATTGGCATCGCCCTGAATCAGACCTGCTTGAGCAGCTGCATGCACACTGTTCCGATACCATGCTGAACTATCGATATCGCGAAGCGAGGTGCTACTGCCTTCCGTATCCGACAGACCCAGAGCTCTGACCAGAAGAGCAGCCAGCTCCGCACGGGTGACAGCAGTATTTGGCCGGAACGATCCATTTGCAGTTCCTGTAATAATACGCTGATCGGCCAGCTGGCGGATAGCTGTCTGCGCCCAGTGACCGGATACATCGTTCAGTTGAACTGCCGAATCGATAACTGCATACGTACTGTTACTACGACTGAACAGCGTAACTGCTCCGTCCTGTATAGTAAAAGGAACAGGAGTATACGAATTCTGTCCAGCATCATCTGTACCGACCCGTACCACAGCAATGCGGTCGCCAGGCACCAGACGATCTATATTCAGAGAACGCCGGATATAACGATCCATCTGCTCGATCGGCTGCTTGGTCTGATTGGAATCCAGTGTATACAGACTATATTCTATAGCACTTCTTACCTTATAGCCGTTATCTTGCGCCTGCTGTTTGGCAGCAGTATCGGTTGCCATTTCCAGTACTAGAGAATGGGAGCCGATCTTCGCTGATTGCAGCCAGGCTACCGGTATTTCGTAATCGCCTACCGGCGTAGTAATGTTAATTTGCTTAATACGATTCTGACTGGACAAGATTTGCTGTGCTTCCGGCTGCCATTCCAATCGATAGGTATTCACCGCCTGTAGAGGCTGTAGCTGGATATTCAGTGTACGAGCATCGCCTGATTGCGTTAGCATGGCTGTAGTAGAAGCTGCACTTAATTGGGCCGCAGCCACTGTTCCTTCTCCATTCTCTGCGTTTACAGCAGATGCAAGAGACCAGCGGAATACTGTACCATCTGCCGATGCACCGGCTGCAACCGGCATAGAATCAGCTGTAGTGGGCAGAGTTGGAGTTACGGACTGCGTATCTCCGCCTGATCCTGAATTTCCATTACTGCCCGAGCTGGTACCATTACCGGGGATGCGACCCGGATGATCTTTATTGTCATTATTGGCTCCACTGGCAAAGTCAATCCGCGTCAGCAGCGGATCATGGTCACTTACCCGTCCGTCTGCCTCCATAAAGTCAGCGTTAAGATGTACGATATCCAGCTTGGCCTGAGCAGCCAGACCGGCAGTCATCAGAATATGATCCAGGGTCTGGGAATTCCCCTCATATACATAGGAATAACGTTCATTCTCAGGCAGTGTCTCCACCAGATTGGTCAGTTCATTGCCTTTGAGAATCTGCAGGGTATTGGAGAACTGATAATCATTAAAGTCACCGACCAGCACGATATTCGCGCTGCTGTTATGAGCAAGCGTATCCTGAACGAACCGGTTCAGCAGCGTTGCCTGCTTGGCTCGCTGTACTTCGCTAATTCGCTGAGGCGGCTGTGCAGCGCCATATAACGCCTGGTCTCCACCTTTGGAATTAAAGTGATTGGCTACCACAATTACCTGCTGTCCCTGGAATACAAACTGGGCAGCCAGCGATTTGCGGGAGTTGGCAAATGCCTCATTACCCGGCTCTATCCGTCCTGGATTATGGGTCAGTCCCTGTAGGCCATAGGTGACGGCCGTCACAGAGTCGCCTGCTCCTCCAGCTGCTTCTGCAAGCTTCACCCGTTCGGGATTATACAGAAAGCCTACTCGGATATTGCCTCCTGGTGCCCCGCCATCTTTATTGTTCTCCGGAGCTATACTCGTATAGCGGTATTCCGGACCGCCAGCTGCGCGAATCTCGCGAATAAGTGCGTTGAAGCTGGTGTCGGCAGCGGCTGTTCCGTCATCTTTTTCTCCATTGTTGTCCTGAACCTCCATCAGTCCGATAATGTCAGGTGTATGCAGATTCTCCACCACATTCTGCGCGATTCGCTCGGTCTTCTCCCGATTGGCCGGATCATCCCAGAAGTTCTCTACGTTAAAGGAAGCAATCGTCAGCTGATCCGGGCCATTATGCAGAGCCGATATTTCACGCTTCAGCCCACCGCTGATGATTGGTGGCAGATTGTTTTCCGGTAGAATTTTGAAATTGCTGTAGCTGTAGCTCATGATTCCATAGAGAGGCCCTTCAAACTGGTCACCTGTTTTCACTGGCTGCTTGGGCTTCTCACTGATCAGCAGACGATTCGGGTTGAACTGATTATTGGCGATCACCAATCCACCAGCCGGAGTTACATTGGACCCGGTTTGCATATCTACTGTAACTGGAATCTCATACGTATACGGACCGATAATATGAGCATTATTCAATTCAACACGCATACTTTCGAGACTCTCGTACAGATCTATACTGTAGGCAGCCGGGTCAAATGATGCCGATCCCTGTGCAGAAGCAAT
It encodes the following:
- a CDS encoding S-layer homology domain-containing protein, with translation MKQWKKKVSLSAAAVIVASAIAPADTTLSGSAYAEQLQSGNTVQEIPAPVSVQKVNPVSVLADTYTLSEIRQLNTGSRVTARGWITYREDTGSNYSNLYIQDGSAGIVVRGQNLPGEPGQEIETTGKLNEYRKLLQIEANAADTYIRVQTPQPVSARTITAADFTADHPYEGQLVRINKVTVTGKSSNNYTLQDSSGSFTVYSKSPWLTTGESYDSITGVMSQYNDSIQLIPRSAEDIAGAVPPVVEAPIKLSIHDIQGASQRSPYEGREVREVEGIVTMVKGKTTFYMQTEDALADQDDRTSEAIMVYKSAHGMKVGDQVRVDGVVKEYKETGYSDASDLTTTEIAASSITRIAANQPLPQPVIIGQGGRMIPGQIASAQGSASFDPAAYSIDLYESLESMRVELNNAHIIGPYTYEIPVTVDMQTGSNVTPAGGLVIANNQFNPNRLLISEKPKQPVKTGDQFEGPLYGIMSYSYSNFKILPENNLPPIISGGLKREISALHNGPDQLTIASFNVENFWDDPANREKTERIAQNVVENLHTPDIIGLMEVQDNNGEKDDGTAAADTSFNALIREIRAAGGPEYRYTSIAPENNKDGGAPGGNIRVGFLYNPERVKLAEAAGGAGDSVTAVTYGLQGLTHNPGRIEPGNEAFANSRKSLAAQFVFQGQQVIVVANHFNSKGGDQALYGAAQPPQRISEVQRAKQATLLNRFVQDTLAHNSSANIVLVGDFNDYQFSNTLQILKGNELTNLVETLPENERYSYVYEGNSQTLDHILMTAGLAAQAKLDIVHLNADFMEADGRVSDHDPLLTRIDFASGANNDNKDHPGRIPGNGTSSGSNGNSGSGGDTQSVTPTLPTTADSMPVAAGASADGTVFRWSLASAVNAENGEGTVAAAQLSAASTTAMLTQSGDARTLNIQLQPLQAVNTYRLEWQPEAQQILSSQNRIKQINITTPVGDYEIPVAWLQSAKIGSHSLVLEMATDTAAKQQAQDNGYKVRSAIEYSLYTLDSNQTKQPIEQMDRYIRRSLNIDRLVPGDRIAVVRVGTDDAGQNSYTPVPFTIQDGAVTLFSRSNSTYAVIDSAVQLNDVSGHWAQTAIRQLADQRIITGTANGSFRPNTAVTRAELAALLVRALGLSDTEGSSTSLRDIDSSAWYRNSVHAAAQAGLIQGDANGRFRPNATITRQEMAVMLERALNYTGAPSASVSGSRPADTDRAAAWARPAIARLSASGLLNGDARGQFQPGKNLTRAESAVILQRLLNQLTGTPN